The Gossypium hirsutum isolate 1008001.06 chromosome D02, Gossypium_hirsutum_v2.1, whole genome shotgun sequence region TTACTGCTGTTACATCTGCTCCTGCAAGAAATAACAACACAAAGCTTTCTTCTGGGGAGCGCAAAGCAGCTGCCTTGAATCCAATAGCTGGGTTCACTGTGGAAAAGAAACCTTCTTTGGCTCAAACCCAGAGtcgaaatgatttttttaatctcCTGAAGAAGAAAACGTCAGCAAACACTGCAGCTGGTCTCTCAGGCGCAAACCTTCATATTTCATCATCCACCACAGAGAAATCTGAAGTTACAAAGAATGTAGATAGTCCTTCTATGACTACTCATGCTAATGAGAATGGTTCTGCAGCAACTAGCAATGGTGACACCTGTCAAGAGGCTCAAAGATTTTCTGATGATGGTGAAAAGAATATGAGCTCCTATGCTATGGTTCATCCAGATGAGGAAGAGGCTGCTTTCCTTCGTTCGCTTGGCTGGGAAGAACACTCTGGTGACGATGAAGGTCTTACAGAAGAGGAGATCAATGCTTTTTATCAGGAGGCAAGatatatcttataatttttttgctTTACTTTCCCTTTACTGATATAACGGATTCATTCCACAAATTTGCTTTGAAGTTATTATATGACTTGATTCCTAGTATTAATATATCTATCGAACCTTTTAAGTGTATATCGGAAATAATGTCGAGCTGTTATGCTAAtggaactctttttcttttctttatttccatTGGAATGTTGTTAAGGTTCGGGTATTCTTGTTATATGCTTTCATCTGCAACATGATGTCTACTCAGTTCCTTTCTTTTGTGTAAATTTTGTGTAAAAGTAGTgtggtttaaaaaaaaaagatgtaaaGTAAGAAGTAAGAACCCTTATAAGATGATTCTTATATGTTTTGTGcttattttgtattgatttggtTTTGCAGTACATGAAACTGAGGCCATCACTGCAACTGCGCCATGGTGTGCAACCAAAGCTGGCTCAATCTTTTGCAACTAATTTAGATGGAGCTTCTTCGGAATTGAGCTCGTCTGACTCTGGATCTGAAGCTTGACTCTTCTTTGCCCTTGAATAGTAAAATCCAAAGAAGTTCCAATTTTTGATGGCAGAtgattagtttttcttttttttttttccccaCCTTTGTTTTTGATGTCTTCTGGTTGAAAGAAAGCTGATTAGTGGAGTTGGGTATGGAAGGTGGTGGATTTAGGGTTTTGAGAGAGGGTGCATTTTGCAAATAGTACAATAAGTCCTGCTCACTTATAACAAGAGAATTCTTTAGGGTTTTTCTAAGGTTGATGGAATAGGGAAAAGATTTGATTTGGGGCTATTTTGTCTGTGCAGtgggaagatgatgatgatgatggaaaGAAGCAGCTTTTAGGGTTATTTTCCtccttttccttcctttttggTCCTTTCAAGAAGGCTCAATCAATGTTACAGGCAAAAATATCTTATTGTTGGTTTTTGGTCAATTGTTTGGAAAGGAAAAAGAAGGGAAATCAAAAAAAGTTCCATTTTTAGTTTAGCCTAAATTTCCATATGTTGTTTTCTTTCTTGCATGTCTTAATAGCCTCGTAACTTCTAGGGAactgttcatttttttttcaagccCCAAAAAGGTATTCCTGCTCATATTTCAGTACCACAACTAATAACTGCGAAAAGTTACTTTTGTcccttcaatttaaaaaaaatattttaaccctATTTAATTTTGTCCTTAGCTGCTATTATTTGTTAAATCACTCGGTCAAAATAAACGTAATGTGTAATGTGGGGTaatgttaataattaattaatttttttaaattttaattttattaaaatatttttttataatttttaatttgcaaaaataactttctgaatttttaaaattttagaagattAGTTAATTGCAGCCCATGTTAgtaaaattagttaaaatttttaatcattttgagatgatttgataaataatacaaattttaaggttaaaaggGGCAAAAATTCAAATGGTGGGTATGACTATTTTTTGAAGTTAAAagatcaaataagtcattatgctaAAATAGATACCCAAATCAAGCAATTTGCATTTGTGGGCATCAAGCAATCTGAGTTGACCATTTCACCTTTAAAAATCTGAACTACGAAACTCTATCCTATCCAAACTCATTGAAAACCAAGCCGAGTCTATTGACAAAAGGCAGGTGGTTGAAAACTAGACTCGAAAAAGCATCATCACATAAATATCCAAAAGGGAAGAGGATCAATCCTTCTTTCATAATCAAACTCATGACAGTAGAATACAATATTTATGAAAGTGAAGCAATTTTCTAACCATCTTAAACCATTGATTAATTACAAAGGATACCTCACTTCTCAAGTCCCAGGCTCCAAACTGGCGGATtaggttgtatatatatatgtgttattcTGAGTGACAAGTCCAATATATCAGCCCACTGCAGTCAGAGATTCAATGAAATCAGAGGATTTCTTCTAGAATGTCTATGGCAGTATATGTATGGATTGACTATTGTGTCTCATTCTCATATAGGAACAACACACAAGATTGATATTCATTTTCCAATTGAAATAATTACAGAAAAATTAACCTAACATGATATGGATGATAGCTGCAATTTCAAATACGGAAAACATTTACCTGATTAAGACAAACACACACTGTAAGATGCCTGCAGTACCCGTCCACATTGAAGGACCAGATTTCACTAGTGAGTCTTGTATCAAGAGGCCAACTGAAGCAGCTAGTGAGACAAAGGATACAACATAAGCAAAGAAAAGCCAGAGCTTCAACCTGTTGTAATCACGGATTAGCATCCATTAGCCCAAAACAAGCAATCTTATAGCAATTTTCATAAAAGGAATCTAGAGTTGGAATATATAGCAGAACATTTACGAGGATGGTCAGCAGATTCGTTGGGACAACTAGAAACGTGCCACATAAACAATCTTAATATAAGCAATAAACACAATTACATGAAAACCAAGGCGCATGGcaagaaaacaaaacaagataGAATGTGCATCAAAAGCATAAACACCATTAGCAATTCCCAATTGCTTTAATTCAAATAAAGCCCTAGTGCCAAATCCAGAATTCTAATCTCTACAAGTGCCGATGAATAGATCAGCTTATTAAGTACCACTAAACACAAGGATGAACAGGACAAACCATGCATAACACATATTGTTAGCCGATATAACACCCTCACCCTCAGATAATGGCATCAATACATGCTGCAAACTTCTTTACATTTACTActgaaaattttcaagtcatAAAGAAACGATTATTGCCAGGCTTATGGTTGAATCCGAAGAAATATGCTTATGGAATTCGGAGTTCAAAAGTAATCATTACAAAATCAATAAACCTCGTTTCAAGTAGCCATATGAAAAAAAGCAGCTCAATTTCACCAGAAAGTATCACAACTCAGAGCAAATAGTAAAACCCTAACTAAGTACTTAACTTTCAAAACACTGGCAAGATTATTATAATTTTAGCAAAATTCAGTAATAGAATGTATAATCAAACTCTGTAGAGCATATGGAAGGAAACTTCTCGGGGAAAAAAGCTTCAATTAAAATAGGTAAGGAAAAGAAATAGCTAACCTCCACTCGCCTTCATCATAAGGAGAGTAATCAATATCCTCTTTCCTAACGCAATTGAACATCAAAGCCGCGATAGAAGCAAATAttcctaaataaataaataataataatgatgaaccATATAAACATTGATAATAGGAAATTAGAAAGGAAGCTGATAAATTAATGGAAGAAAAAAAGGTGAAACACGATGTACCAGGTAAATAGTGGACGAAAGAGACATTGACGGAGCTGCATATGACGGCGTCGACCCAAAACCACCAGCCGGCACCGAACACTGCGCCAGCGACGCCGGGACCGAAGATCGCCCACAGTTCCCCTAACTCCATTTGATTGATTGTTCTCCGATCTAATTAATTGACTAATAATTGACAAGgaacaaaaaagaaagagagaaaactGTACAGCTAATATGCTGAACATTATTTTCCACTCTTATAACTATAGTTGTCCATCAGTTGGGTCACCAGCCCGATGGAACATCTGCCTGAGGGGATTTGGATAAAATACAAGATCTGTTTAGAGAATAGGTTGAGTTTTGGGTAAAAATTTTTGCTTGGGTTAGGCCCAACCTTGTTTGAATTTACAATAAAAAGAATCTTGTTGTTTTGCTATTGTTTTTCCATATTTTGTTACTGTTTTCTCACTTTTTTCTACTGTTATGCTAACATTTTAccattatattactactattttgttgttaatttttgcacattgtataacacttgttttattattaattttactaacaagcacttatcttagtgttatttaattataaagacttttttaatttattttcaatttataggaaaatatttattttaatattttttgtatattttttgtattatattttttaatttttatataaaaaataaaaataagaaaattaatatgGTTGGGctcgggttttagcattttttaaTCCAAGCTAAGCTTGGGCAAAAATTTAGGCCATTTTTCGGGCTAGCCCAGGCCAATctcgagcctaaaattttgttaaggcCTGACCTGAACTTGACCCGATCCATGGACAATTCTACTTATAACTCCCTCTCGGATCGATACGTATATTTATGAAAACTTTTATTTCAtctaaaaataaatgtattaaaccTAAACTACACCAaatatcactaaattattaataaatttatactttgattatttaatttcaaaaagataCAATTGAtcattgaaccattcgaaaatTATAAGTTGGTCACTAGCCATTATGTTCCTAACCAATGTTAGATGCGGGGATGAGTCAGTTTACACTTTGGTCACTCTTGTATTAGTAAATTTACAATTTGGAcaattaaatattagtaaaattataatttggtcaCTTGACTATTAGCAAATTTACAAGTCATTTTGAGCATTatttagtgaccaaattgtaaactTATCCATCCTCACATCTAACATCCATTAGGAACTTAACAGGTCAATGACCAACTTGTAATCTTCGTATAATTTAGTAACTAATTTGAATGTTTTTTAAGTTGAGTGACTAAagtgtaaatttactaatagtttagtgatcttAGGTGTAGTTTACCTAAGTACTAATTTAGATCATGCTAGCAAATTAGTATTTAtcaaagggtaaactacacagaTAGTCACTgaactaaaaaaaattcttattttaggcacctaaaataaaaagtttacaatttaggTACCCACGTTACATAGTTCGATCATTTTTGTCACTCTCGTTAAAAACTCCAAtgataaattatttctaaaattttgtttttccacataatataagtaaaataaaaaaaattatcattttagtcctcAATCTTTTAATATAAATGAGGTTTAAccctactttaaaaaaataaattttaaccataatttttttaaaaaaaaaattctttttcacATCCCCAATTTTCCATGaccaaaaataataaactcaAATATATAGATTTCTCTTTTTGTGATTTGTTTTAATCAACTTGGCTATTGCTAGATTTGATCATGGGTCGGGTCATCCGTTCTGGCCTGAAGGCCCGCTTAAAAAGTGGGAGAGTTTGGGTGAAAATATAGAttcgaaaaatgagtttggacaaaaaaataaggctcaTTTTCTAAAAGGGTCGGGACTCAGGTAGGATTTTTTTGCTTGGACTCGACCCGGCCCGAATTAGTCTTAACTTTCTTTTTTGTTACTGTTTTGCttccatttcactattatattgctaatattttgttgttattgtctggatattgtataattcttgttttattgttaattttgctactattttagaggcatttacttgttGCGTTGCaactatcttaatattatttaaatataaagatattttttaatatattttcaatttgttagtatatatacaaaagaagaaaaataaaatataaactttcTCATATTTTATATTCCTTTTTGCTTCCTTTTTTCAGTTTTCTCTTCTAAATGGTAAAAAATAAAGAAGTtctgataaaagaaaaaaaccacATTCAGACAATTGAAAAAAAAGTCCCAACCAAATAACACAATATTCATGGTCTGTTTTCCCCTTCATGGACCAGATTCAACAAGTTAGACATAGCCCATAACCAACAACAATCAAGATCAAAATAGAAAGGGTTTCTTGAATTGCATCCGAATCTCTTACAAAAATAAATTGGGGAGAACCCAAAACTTCAATTGCAAATCCTTGatggattttctttttctttttatttaaagccAAAACAAAAATTGATGGAAAAAATTGGGTTTTCTCAACGGAagagaaattaagaaaaattgaaggaaaaaaattTGATTACTTCTTTTGGGCTGATCTGATTTCTGTAGAGCTGGTTGTAGATGGTCATGTTTGAGTTCGCTATTTGTTGGTTCATTCTATCGTTCTTTCTTATCTAAGCATAGAGTCGTCATTTTTTTGTATTGTGTATTTCCTCAATGCATTAATAAATCTCATATTACTATTCAGAAGAAAAAAATGCTTTTCTTTTATCAAAGGAGGAAGATAGGGTTTGGATTTCTGGAGTTTTTcaactatttaattattatttttcttttattttggttaATAATTAGTATTGggcaaattatattttagtcatttaaagTAGTATGCAACACGTAAAGTGTGCCATGTGAAATTCAATGATTGGTCTACGTGTAGAAAAATGTCATTCAGATTTCCGTTAGAGTTTTTAACAGGAGTGACCAAAATGAGCAAACTATATAATGTGGATGTTTAAAttgcaaactttttattttaggtgtctaaaatgtaaattttttatagttaagtgactaccaatgtagtttaccctttatcAAAATGAATCTttataatattcaaaataaaacaagtaaattaaataaggagtgcaatattcaatgtttttaTTTCCTTACATAGTTAATCAATTGTTATAGGCACTCTTggaagggattaaattgtgataaGAGTAAGATAGGAGTTTCCCAATGGCCGAACttgaacataatttttttaatactccAAGTCTCCACTATGGTTGAATTAATTTTTACATCATTATTTATTGTACATATAATTTTACAAtagagataaatattaaatttatgcatgaactttattttattgtgtaatttgatatatgagctttgatttgatgtaattatacATATCAATCTTAAATTGTGGTTCATATGTATACATggaattttgattttgaataaataaataaatacatttattttgatattgaattaatATAGTAGTTTGTGTGTGCAATATATCAACAGAAAATGGTACTAATTTGATAATATAGTTAGTGATTTCTGAAagttgaatcaaatcaaaatttagtgTATAAAATAGcgcaaaatcaaagttcatgtataaatttgatattatccCTTTTACaatacaaacaataaaataattgaaatatatcaTAAAAACGTAGTAATAAACTATAATTAACTACCAATGAAAAGAAAGTTACATCAGTAAAAGTAAATGTGATTTTGAGGAGGGGGAACAAACAAATATCTAAGGTTTCATATGTGTTTATGATTCGAATATGAAATATGTAATTAAAAGTTAGGAAAAGTTATATTTCTATTTTGAATTTGTAATACGTCTTGTGGTGTGAACATGTATATTATGTTTTTCTGGAAAAAGAACTTTACTATTTCATGAAattcttaatttaatttgatatcgtATATAGAAATTATATACAAGATGAGCAACAGTtgcaattttcaattttaaaggCCAAATTGTGTAGTCTTCAAGTAATAATATTCAATTAATATGATGTTAAAAAATTCACATTAGAGAAGATGAAGTTAAAAATAGGCTTAAGTTGATTCTTTCAAGTATGGATATATTCTGCGTCACGATCCAATAAGATATCTTGTAGTTACCATTGAACATGATATGATGTACAAATCATGATTGCAATACATGAATCAAATGATAATGCAACCGTCGAGCTTGGTTATTGTAATGACCCGACTTTTGTCGGTGTCAAAAAATGCGAATTTGAAACTCTATTTTTATAAATCAAGTCtgtaaatctaaaataaaaatatttacaaagataatatgaaaatatattaaaaatcagttaagtaatttaattgaaaaaatcgTTGAttaaagttcagggactaaattgtaaaaattcaatcgctattgaattttaatttagaaaCTGCTTAAGGACCTAGATAATAATTATCCAAGGGACTAAAATGATTAATTAACCAATTATAAATAGGAGATAGTGGagtatgatgatgatgatgatgatgatgatgatgatgatggccATTAAGTAtatgtaattataattaaagaataaaaataatgttaattaatGGCATAATCATGATTAGTTAAATCTATCTATTCCTTAATCAAGGTATAAATAACAAAATTAGTGgaatgaaatataaaaacatataatctTCTTCATTCCAGCCATCCAAGCTAAAGGAGAAAACCTTGCCTCCATTTcaagtttcagttcaaaattagcTAAAGTAAACAAGTAATTTCTTTGAATGTTTTGCATATTCTTAATCATGGGAGCtttatttagctagcccatgtatcaatttattcaatttttagatgtttaaaaatttttcattagagaaaaattgatgaattagactTGAAATTATTAGAGATTATTAGATAGTGAACTTAGATTATGTTAAGGTCAAAGTTAGAAATTAAGTTATGCTTGTTAGATAACTTTGTaacattagagactaaattgaataaattaaaaattgtcaTGAAATTATGCTATAAATAGAAAGTATAAGGCCCATAATGAAAGAAtgtaaaatcaaaatttgattcgattttAAATACGAAAAAATATTAGTATCCtagatatagggactaaaatgaataaaatgaaaaatatattggTTATGTATTTTAATGTGATTAGGATGTGAAATGACATtgttttataattgaattattgaacTTAGCTAAAGACGGCGCTAGGTAATCTCGAGGAAAAGGAAAAGCAAGAATCGTAAACAAGTGACCGgtcgtaatttgatatgtcaaattaggctctctcgagtacttaatgagcttgttttcAAATAGTTTTCGagcctttttaattttttatcgatTATTAGATTTTAGTGTTATTGATAGCTTTATTTATATCTTACTTCTTTTGAGACCCAATTTGGCAAAACTATGTCATTAAGAGTCTAATAATTGATTTGAGCTTGTGTAGGGAGATGATTAAGGCCAAACATCAAGGAGGATCCTAGCTGTTGTAGGGATTGCGACACTGGTGCATGTGTGTCTCAACACTGACCCTCCATCACCTCAAGGAAGTGAACTTCAATAAAAACCCAACTTGGAGCAACCTATCGTTGAAGTCGTGACACTAAGCATGTTATGTCATGACACCGATCCTCAAAGTCACAACTACAAACCCTTGAAGTCGTAAAtccaagaaaatttttgaaatgaagAAACCTAATGGCTATTATCATCGAGGTTACAACACCAGCAAGGTTGTGTCGCGACACCAAGTGCCCCTAAGTCAAGCTCGTGCCCACTTTCAAGAGTGTCATGACACTAAAGCTTGGGTGTTGCGACTTTGAAGTTAGCCGTTGAAGTCGCAACACTAAGCATGTTATGTCACGACACCGATCCTCAAATTCACAACTACAAACCCTCGAGGTAGCAAAtccaagaaaatttttgaaatgaagAAACCTAATGGCTATTATCATTGAGGTTACAACACCGGCAAGGTTGTGTCGCGACACCAAGTGCCCCCAAGTCAAGCTCGTGCACACTTTCACGAATGTCACGTCACTAAAGCTTGGGTGTTGTGACTTTAAAGTTTGATAGGTGAAAAATTGCAAGGGCAACTTTGTGTCCAAATAAAAGCTTAAGTCACTTTTCATTTAAAGGGAATTATTGTTAATGttaggtaaaaaaaattttacctaTAAATACCACCGTATACCAACTATTTAAGTGGCTAGGCTAGTGTAGAAAATGCGGTTAGACATTAGATAAGTTTTACTCTTTTTTTCTTAGTTtaggttttcatttttctttccttttcttttctttttgatgtGGCATTCttgtttcttaattttttttggaacCTTGTGGATGGAGATGGATTAAACTCTCGCACTTCATCGAATTTTTATCTATTAATGAGCTTGTTCTCAACccttatcttttatattttatgcctacCATGTGTTTGTTAAAATGCTTGTGTGGAATTTAAGTTTAATCATGCACTAAATTGTTTTATTGGTTGATTAAGAAGTGGGTACTTAACTAAGTTATTATCTATGCCTTGATTAGTTGTTTGTTCAAgtgtattaaattacatattaaactaGAATTGATGCCTCCAATGGAGGATTTAGATAGACGAGACCAAGAGGAAACTCTATCATGTAGGATTTTGATTCGTTTGTACCAAATAGTGAGACCAATGTGAGATCTATATGCCTAAATGAGACCAAGAGGAGAGCTTAAGTGGTATCTTTTAGTTTAGGATGAAATCAAAAGGAGATTCCTAACTAAGAGTGACAAACAATATAATCATCATAATTTTATTAGCTTAGTTGGTAATCCATAAATCATTCGACCATCATTTCAATCCATTTGCATTATTTCTAGTAAAAAAGAAGAAAGTTAGTTtggtatttttatttgttaatttagatatagcttaaatatgattttattggTTGCACTAATGATTCCAGCTTAACTAGATTAGCAATTGTTTAACttataattaatttgataaatgcaTTTACCAATTTGATAATACTTTGGGTTCGACCCTTAGAATACTCaaagtgttccattgtaacatgattaggggtgagcattcgatcgaatcgaattgaatcgaaaatttttgagttaatcgagttttcgaatctcattttatcatcctaaatttatttgaagttttctcgaattgAGTCAAGTGAGATAaaattcaaatcgaatcgaatcaaatatatttgttcgagtaaaattttaaaaaataattttgggtccttgtaaccactgtcacccatcgtaataaaatttgtccactttaatcaaattttttattaactatcatcacctcataatttatttattaattttttatata contains the following coding sequences:
- the LOC107910589 gene encoding transmembrane protein 50 homolog, whose translation is MELGELWAIFGPGVAGAVFGAGWWFWVDAVICSSVNVSFVHYLPGIFASIAALMFNCVRKEDIDYSPYDEGEWRLKLWLFFAYVVSFVSLAASVGLLIQDSLVKSGPSMWTGTAGILQCVFVLISGLIYWTCHSE